A single region of the Brassica rapa cultivar Chiifu-401-42 chromosome A03, CAAS_Brap_v3.01, whole genome shotgun sequence genome encodes:
- the LOC117132671 gene encoding uncharacterized protein LOC117132671, translating into MSKAYDRVEWGYLRELLKALGSDEKWILWVMACVTSVTFYVLINDQAHGMIIPQRGLRQGDPLSPFLFVLCTEGLSHLLKQAELEGKVKGISFSEEGPIISHLLFADDSLFLCKADEEQCINLKDILRRYERATGQAINVEKSSIAFGKKVAKERIKQIQEIFGIYKKGGGKDILIKSVALAMPIYAMSCFKLPKTTCQNLNSAMSQFWWQSFEHARKMNWVSWEKLCLPKDLGGLGFKDIERFNQALLAKQAWRILNCPDSLLARLLKKKGISRRIGDGHNSFVWTDPWMEDSDGSMRAPWRKNYFFDAVLKVKDLINADGSNWNQFSVKSALWLASESANEAMMEARLQPSLNPLKEQVLSSALPVDEGFRGRGMKSEEFCQMQIWALSNVPLPSQGFDPDSVYANMNFLLRMIKHRNREYKTRRAIPWLLWNIWKARNSFLFDGLIPNACQVVDRSFNEADNWFCAQAFDLQKEHQLRKMEIDQRSRWVPPPHGWKKYISLVDLVNYPRRWPAFCSQSTAVLHTLDKIKEWKFVFEHQLANRGACLIAQSAILPWFMQSYVARGSPLWLLELFDDEKSFASV; encoded by the exons ATGTCCAAAGCATACGACAGAGTGGAATGGGGATATCTGAGAGAGTTATTAAAGGCTTTGGGATCTGATGAGAAATGGATTCTTTGGGTGATGGCATGTGTTACTTCGGTAACTTTTTATGTGCTTATCAATGACCAGGCCCATGGTATGATCATTCCTCAGCGTGGGTTACGACAGGGAGATCCTCTTTctccttttttgtttgttctatgCACGGAAGGACTTTCTCACTTGTTGAAACAAGCAGAATTAGAAGGCAAAGTTAAAGGGATCAGTTTTAGTGAGGAAGGTCCTATCATCAGCCATTTGCTATTTGCTGATGATAGTTTGTTTCTGTGCAAAGCTGATGAGGAACAATGTATCAATTTAAAGGATATCCTGCGAAGGTATGAAAGAGCTACTGGACAGGCCATCAATGTTGAAAAATCTTCAATTGCCTTTGGGAAGAAAGTGGCGAAAGAAAGGATAAAGCAGATTCAAGAGATTTTCGGCATTTATAAAAAAGGAG GGGGCAAAGATATTTTGATCAAATCAGTGGCATTAGCTATGCCTATCTATGCCATGAGTTGCTTTAAACTTCCTAAGACGACTTGTCAGAACTTGAACTCAGCCATGTCTCAATTTTGGTGGCAATCTTTTGAGCATGCAAGGAAGATGAACTGGGTTAGTTGGGAGAAGTTGTGCTTGCCTAAAGACCTcggtggtttagggtttaaagatATTGAGAGGTTTAATCAAGCTCTTTTGGCCAAACAAGCTTGGAGAATTCTTAACTGTCCGGACTCCCTTTTAGCAAGGTTGCTCAAAA AAAAAGGAATTTCTCGGAGAATTGGGGATGGTCATAATTCATTTGTATGGACTGACCCTTGGATGGAAGACAGTGATGGTTCTATGAGAGCTCCTTGGAGAAAGAATTATTTCTTTGATGCGGTTTTAAAAGTCAAGGATCTCATCAATGCTGATGGCTCTAACTGGAACC AGTTTTCAGTGAAATCGGCATTGTGGTTGGCAAGCGAATCTGCTAATGAAGCTATGATGGAAGCTCGACTTCAACCTTCCTTAAATCCTTTGAAAGAACAG GTCTTGAGTTCAGCATTACCAGTAGATGAAGGGTTTAGAGGTAGAGGAATGAAATCAGAAGAATTTTGTCAGAT GCAGATCTGGGCTCTTTCTAATGTTCCTCTGCCTTCTCAGGGGTTTGATCCAGATTCAGTTTATGCAAATATGAACTTTCTTTTGAGGATGATTAAGCATAGAAACAGGGAGTATAAGACTCGGAGAGCAATTCCGTGGTTGTTATGGAATATTTGGAAAGCCAGAAACTCTTTCTTATTTGATGGCTTAATTCCAAATGCCTGCCAAGTGGTGGACAGGAGTTTTAATGAAGCGGATAACTGGTTTTGTGCTCAAGCGTTTGATCTTCAAAAAGAGCACCAACTCAGAAAAATGGAGATTGATCAAAGATCACGTTGGGTGCCCCCTCCTCATGGATGGAAGAAAT ATATATCGCTTGTTGACTTGGTGAACTATCCAAGAAGATGGCCAGCCTTCTGTAGTCAATCGACTGCTGTGCTCCATACTCTGGACAAGATAAAAGAATGgaaatttgtttttgaacatCAGCTAGCTAATAGAGGAGCTTGTCTCATCGCTCAAAGTGCTATTCTGCCTTGGTTTATGCAATCTTATGTAGCTCGTGGTTCTCCTCTTTGGTTGCTCGAGCTATTTGACGATGAGAAATCATTCGCCTCTGTTTAG
- the LOC103862581 gene encoding homeobox-leucine zipper protein HAT22, producing the protein MGLDDSCNTGLVLGLGLSITPNIYNPAIKKTSTTVDHHLDPSLTLSLSGESYMTKTVDMTVAGAGSQVCRQTSSHSGISSFSSGRVKRERDICGEEEAGETTERVVCSRVSDDHEDEEGVSARKKLRLTKQQSALLEDSFKLHSTLNPKQKQALARQLNLRPRQVEVWFQNRRARTKLKQTEVDCEFLKKCCETLTDENRRLQKELQDLKALKMSQPFYMHMPAATLTMCPSCERLGGGGGGAAGGGGGTAEVNGGTAKGAFSVVTKPRFFNPLTSPSTAC; encoded by the exons ATGGGTCTTGATGATTCATGCAACACGGGTCTTGTTCTTGGTTTAGGCCTCTCAATAACTCCTAATATTTACAATCCTGCCATCAAGAAAACTTCCACAACCGTGGATCACCATCTCGATCCGTCGTTGACTCTAAGCCTCTCCGGTGAGAGCTACATGACCAAGACGGTTGATATGACCGTTGCCGGAGCTGGAAGCCAAGTTTGTCGGCAGACTTCGTCTCATAGCGGAATCTCATCTTTCTCGAGCGGAAGggtaaagagagaaagagatatcTGCGGCGAAGAAGAGGCCGGGGAGACGACGGAGAGAGTGGTGTGTTCGAGAGTGAGTGATGATCATGAAGACGAAGAAGGTGTTAGTGCTCGTAAAAAGCTTAGACTCACTAAACAACAATCCGCTCTTCTTGAAGATAGCTTTAAACTTCACAGCACTCTTAATCCC AAGCAAAAACAAGCTCTTGCGAGACAGCTGAATCTAAGGCCTCGGCAAGTTGAAGTGTGGTTCCAAAACAGGAGAGCTAG GACAAAACTAAAGCAAACAGAAGTGGATTGTGAGTTTTTGAAGAAATGTTGTGAGACTTTAACGGATGAGAATAGAAGGCTTCAAAAAGAGCTTCAGGATCTTAAGGCTTTAAAGATGTCTCAACCTTTCTACATGCATATGCCGGCAGCGACTTTGACGATGTGCCCTTCTTGTGAGAGACtcggcggtggtggtggtggtgctgCAGGAGGCGGCGGAGGTACGGCAGAGGTTAATGGAGGGACAGCGAAAGGAGCTTTCTCCGTCGTCACAAAGCCTCGCTTCTTCAACCCTCTCACTAGTCCTTCTACAGCTTGTTAA
- the XET gene encoding probable xyloglucan endotransglucosylase/hydrolase protein 7, with the protein MASIKPIITRFSLIFNYKATMVVSLFSARNAFFISLCLFAALYRPVLSKPAKFADDFRITWSDTHITQIDGGRAIQLKLDPSSGCGFASKKQYLFGRVSMKIKLIPGDSAGTVAAFYMNSDTDSVRDELDFEFLGNRSGQPYTVQTNVFAHGKGDREQRVNLWFDPSRDFHEYAISWNHLRIVFYVDNVPIRVYKNNEARKVPYPRFQPMGVYSTLWEADDWATRGGIEKINWSEAPFYAYYKDFDIEGCSVPGPAGCPANPKNWWEGSAYHQLTPVEARSYRWVRVNHMIYDYCTDKSRFPVPPPECSAGI; encoded by the exons atggcTTCGATCAAACCCATCATTACAAGATTTTCATTAATATTCAACTACAAAGCAACAATGGTGGTGTCACTCTTCTCTGCAAGGAATGCTTTCTTTATAAGCTTATGCTTATTTGCAGCATTGTACCGGCCGGTTTTAAGTAAACCGGCTAAGTTTGCGGATGACTTTAGGATCACGTGGTCCGATACTCATATCACTCAAATCGATGGAGGAAGAGCCATTCAGCTCAAGTTGGACCCTAGCTCAG GATGTGGGTTCGCTTCGAAGAAGCAGTATTTGTTTGGCCGCGTTAGCATGAAAATTAAACTCATCCCCGGTGATTCCGCAGGAACAGTTGCTGCGTTCTAT ATGAATTCGGATACAGATTCTGTAAGAGATGAACTAGATTTTGAATTCCTGGGAAACCGAAGTGGACAGCCTTACACTGTGCAAACTAACGTATTTGCTCATGGTAAAGGCGATAGAGAGCAAAGAGTGAACCTTTGGTTTGACCCTTCTCGTGACTTCCACGAATACGCCATTTCATGGAACCATCTCCGTATTGT GTTCTACGTAGACAATGTCCCCATTAGGGTTTATAAGAACAACGAGGCTAGGAAAGTACCATACCCAAGATTCCAACCAATGGGTGTATATTCCACATTATGGGAAGCCGATGATTGGGCAACACGTGGAGGAATAGAGAAAATTAATTGGTCGGAAGCTCCATTTTATGCGTACTATAAAGATTTTGATATAGAAGGATGTTCGGTTCCGGGACCAGCAGGTTGTCCAGCTAATCCAAAGAACTGGTGGGAAGGCAGTGCGTACCACCAATTGACTCCAGTTGAGGCTCGAAGTTATAGATGGGTCCGAGTGAACCATATGATCTATGATTACTGTACCGATAAGTCTCGTTTTCCTGTCCCTCCCCCGGAATGCTCTGCCGGAATATGA
- the LOC117132672 gene encoding uncharacterized mitochondrial protein AtMg00810-like, with product MVEKLIYLTITKPDICFAVNQASQHMQAPKVHHWNMVERIMRYLREAPGQGVWMGCNKSTEIVGYCEADWTGDRVDRRSTTGYCTFIGGNLVTWKNKKQKVEPAKRLGHGNNDTNHNAL from the exons ATGGTTGAGAAGCTAATCTATCTCACCATTACAAAACCagacatctgttttgctgtgaatcaagccAGTCAACATATGCAAGCACCAAAGGTTCATCATTGGAATATGGTGGAAAGGATCATGAGATATCTAAGAGAGGCTCCTGGTCAAGGtgtttggatgggttgcaataAGAGTACAGAGATAGTGGGATATTGTGAAGCAGATTGGACTGGTGATAGAGTAGACAGGAGGTCAACAACAGGCTACTGTACTTTCATCGGAGGCAACCTAGTCACATGGAAGAATAAGAAGCAAAAAGTG GAACCTGCTAAGAGACTTGGGCATGGAAACAACGACACCaatcacaatgcattgtga